From a region of the Streptomyces venezuelae genome:
- a CDS encoding pirin family protein gives MSNLDRQPALSACGGRGFVVAEPVRELLSPRTVKLGESTEVRRLLPNLGRRMVGAWCFVDHYGPDDIADEPGMQVAPHPHSGLQTVSWLHEGEVLHRDSVGSLETIRPRELGLMTSGRGISHSEESPRPHARFLHGAQLWVALPDAHRNVEPHFQHHADLPLVTAPGLTATVILGTLDTATSPGTAYSPIVGADLTLASGTETRLPLDPDFEYAVLSMSGEAHVDGVPVLPGSMLYLGCGRTELPLRATSDASLMLLGGEPFEEEIVMFWNWIGRSHDDIAQAREDWMNGSRFGEVKGYDGPPIPAPELPPTHLKARGRVR, from the coding sequence ATGAGCAATCTCGATCGCCAGCCCGCTCTTTCCGCCTGCGGCGGCCGCGGCTTCGTCGTGGCCGAACCGGTGCGCGAGCTCCTCAGCCCGCGCACGGTCAAGCTCGGAGAGTCCACCGAGGTCCGACGACTCCTGCCCAACCTGGGCCGCCGCATGGTGGGCGCCTGGTGCTTCGTGGACCACTACGGCCCGGACGACATCGCCGACGAGCCCGGCATGCAGGTCGCGCCGCATCCGCACTCCGGGCTCCAGACGGTGAGCTGGCTGCACGAGGGCGAGGTGCTGCACCGCGACAGCGTCGGCAGCCTGGAGACGATCCGGCCCCGGGAGCTGGGCCTGATGACCTCCGGCCGCGGCATCAGCCACTCGGAGGAGAGCCCGCGTCCGCACGCCCGCTTCCTGCACGGCGCGCAGCTGTGGGTGGCCCTGCCGGACGCGCACCGCAACGTGGAGCCGCACTTCCAGCACCACGCCGACCTGCCGCTGGTGACGGCCCCGGGGCTGACGGCGACGGTCATCCTGGGCACCCTGGACACGGCCACCTCGCCGGGCACGGCGTACAGCCCGATCGTGGGCGCGGACCTGACCCTGGCGTCGGGCACGGAGACCCGGCTCCCGCTGGACCCGGACTTCGAGTACGCGGTCCTGTCGATGTCGGGCGAGGCCCACGTCGACGGCGTCCCGGTCCTCCCGGGCTCGATGCTCTACCTCGGCTGCGGCCGCACGGAACTCCCCCTGAGGGCGACTTCGGACGCGAGCCTGATGCTCCTGGGCGGCGAGCCGTTCGAGGAGGAGATCGTGATGTTCTGGAACTGGATCGGACGGTCACACGATGATATCGCGCAGGCCCGAGAAGACTGGATGAACGGGTCGCGATTCGGTGAGGTGAAGGGCTACGACGGCCCTCCGATTCCGGCCCCAGAGCTTCCCCCAACCCACCTGAAGGCGCGAGGAAGGGTGCGTTGA
- a CDS encoding DUF2087 domain-containing protein, which yields MSESTDPEQQSAPRPPRGNVADLFSGGRLTVIPRKAARREQLLDHLAATLFTPDRDYTEPEVNEALRTVHEDCSALRRYLITSGRLTRTRDGRTYRQAATNR from the coding sequence ATGTCCGAGAGCACCGATCCTGAACAGCAGTCCGCTCCGCGCCCGCCGCGAGGAAACGTCGCCGACCTCTTCTCCGGCGGCCGGCTCACCGTGATCCCGCGCAAGGCGGCCCGCCGCGAGCAGTTGCTCGACCACCTCGCGGCGACCCTCTTCACACCGGACCGGGACTACACGGAGCCCGAGGTGAACGAGGCGCTGCGCACCGTGCACGAGGACTGCTCGGCGCTGCGGCGCTATCTGATCACCTCGGGCCGGCTCACACGGACCCGTGACGGACGTACCTACCGGCAGGCGGCGACCAACCGGTAG
- a CDS encoding MerR family transcriptional regulator: MNSQVEDGSGGGRYRREDVARAAGVKVRNLRYYQERGLLPPPRREGRIAWYSDDHLTRLRLISDLLGRGYTVNGIAELLDAWEQGGGLSQLLGLEREMTRDWVQEEPVTMTRAELRELFGPTATSADTRRAAELGYVTVDGDLVTYPSRRLLEATLALVRQGVPLTEILDAGEFVQTQAAAVADRFVGLFRRYVIDAAGADGAPGADGAPGADGAARPEGSGAPEGLGAADGSGRADGSGTPEGLERLSATELQHITAAVTALRPVAGEVVATEFARAMARRVDTEVAELLRTEQ, translated from the coding sequence GTGAACAGCCAGGTGGAGGACGGAAGCGGTGGCGGTCGCTACCGCCGCGAGGACGTGGCCCGGGCGGCCGGCGTCAAGGTGCGCAACCTGCGCTACTACCAGGAGCGCGGGCTGCTGCCGCCGCCGCGCCGGGAGGGCCGGATCGCCTGGTACTCCGACGATCACCTGACCCGGCTGCGGCTGATCAGCGATCTACTGGGGCGCGGCTACACGGTGAACGGCATCGCCGAGCTCCTGGACGCATGGGAGCAGGGCGGCGGCCTGTCCCAACTGCTGGGCCTGGAACGGGAGATGACCCGCGACTGGGTGCAGGAGGAGCCGGTGACCATGACCCGGGCCGAACTGCGGGAGCTGTTCGGCCCGACGGCGACCTCCGCCGACACCCGGCGCGCGGCGGAGCTGGGCTACGTGACGGTCGACGGTGACCTGGTCACGTACCCGAGCAGGCGGCTGCTGGAAGCGACCCTGGCCCTGGTGCGGCAGGGGGTGCCGCTCACGGAGATCCTGGACGCCGGGGAGTTCGTACAGACGCAGGCGGCCGCGGTCGCGGACCGGTTCGTGGGGCTCTTCCGGCGGTACGTGATCGACGCCGCGGGCGCGGACGGCGCCCCGGGCGCGGACGGCGCCCCGGGCGCGGACGGCGCCGCGCGCCCAGAGGGCTCGGGCGCCCCTGAGGGCTTGGGCGCCGCTGACGGCTCGGGCCGCGCTGACGGCTCGGGCACCCCTGAGGGCCTGGAGCGACTTTCGGCCACTGAGTTGCAGCACATCACGGCGGCGGTCACGGCCCTGCGGCCGGTGGCCGGTGAGGTGGTGGCCACGGAGTTCGCGCGGGCGATGGCCCGGCGGGTGGATACGGAGGTCGCCGAACTGCTGCGTACGGAGCAGTAG
- a CDS encoding CU044_2847 family protein produces the protein MSYLVELPIGGADGPPDVVRVEVVETGEDGLVRVARPGQVMARASRSLGEMVTGIRPVAQSFVDGFRGMAQAPDELTLEFGLSVSAEADVVISSTAAEANFRISLTWTRSPSDGPGAGPAGPAAPAAPATGQVAGPAGNPATGPVPAEPSP, from the coding sequence GTGTCGTATCTCGTGGAGTTACCGATCGGTGGGGCGGACGGGCCGCCGGACGTGGTGCGGGTGGAGGTCGTGGAGACCGGCGAGGACGGCCTGGTCCGGGTGGCCCGGCCGGGTCAGGTGATGGCGCGTGCCTCACGCTCGCTGGGAGAGATGGTGACCGGGATCCGGCCGGTCGCGCAGAGTTTCGTCGACGGCTTCCGCGGCATGGCCCAGGCACCCGACGAACTCACCCTGGAGTTCGGGCTGTCCGTCTCCGCCGAGGCAGACGTCGTGATCTCCAGTACGGCGGCCGAGGCCAACTTCCGGATCTCGCTCACCTGGACCCGGTCTCCGTCCGACGGCCCCGGTGCAGGCCCGGCAGGTCCGGCAGCTCCGGCAGCTCCGGCCACCGGCCAGGTCGCCGGCCCTGCCGGAAACCCGGCCACCGGCCCCGTCCCGGCGGAGCCCTCGCCGTGA
- a CDS encoding dihydrolipoyl dehydrogenase family protein, producing MSEAVEYDVVVLGGGPAGENIVDRTRAAGLTTALVESELVGGECSYWACVPSKALLRPALARADARRVPGLAGAVQGPLDTAAVLAHRNYWTGDWKDQGQIDWVDSTGAHVYRGHGRLYGVRKVAVTSPEGEHHILSARHAVVVATGTRAVVPDLPGIAGARPWTSREATSAQEAPGRLLIVGGSVVAVEMATAWQALGSQVTVLARGPGLLPRMEPFAGELVADALREAGADVRIGVSVEAVVRDGSTGPVSVVLEGGETLEGDELLMATGRAPRTEDIGLDTVGLPPGRWIDVDDTCRVPGHDWLYAVGDVNHRVLLTHQGKYQGRIVGAVIAARAAGTPLDTAPWGAHTPTADTRAVPQAVFTDPEAAAVGLTLAEAEGAGHRVRAVDYDMSKVSGAGLYADGYKGRARMIVDLDREVLLGVTFVGPGAAELIHAATIAVAGEVPIQRLWHAVPSFPTISEVWLRLLETYRG from the coding sequence GTGTCGGAAGCGGTGGAGTACGACGTAGTGGTCCTCGGCGGGGGACCGGCCGGTGAGAACATCGTGGACCGGACCCGCGCCGCCGGGCTGACCACGGCGCTCGTCGAGAGCGAACTGGTGGGCGGCGAGTGCTCGTACTGGGCCTGCGTCCCGAGCAAGGCACTGCTGCGCCCGGCACTGGCCCGGGCCGACGCCCGCCGGGTGCCGGGCCTGGCCGGCGCCGTCCAGGGACCCCTGGACACGGCGGCGGTGCTCGCGCACCGCAACTACTGGACCGGTGACTGGAAGGACCAGGGCCAGATCGACTGGGTCGACTCGACCGGCGCCCACGTGTACCGGGGCCACGGCAGGCTCTACGGGGTCCGCAAGGTCGCCGTCACCAGCCCCGAGGGTGAGCACCACATCCTTTCGGCCCGGCACGCGGTGGTCGTCGCCACCGGTACCCGGGCCGTGGTCCCGGACCTTCCGGGGATCGCCGGGGCCCGTCCCTGGACCAGCCGTGAGGCGACTTCCGCACAGGAGGCCCCCGGCCGGCTGCTGATCGTGGGCGGCTCGGTGGTGGCCGTGGAGATGGCCACGGCCTGGCAGGCCCTCGGCTCACAGGTCACCGTCCTGGCGCGCGGCCCCGGCCTGCTGCCCCGGATGGAGCCCTTCGCGGGGGAGCTGGTCGCCGACGCGCTGCGCGAGGCCGGGGCGGACGTCCGGATCGGGGTGTCCGTCGAGGCGGTCGTACGCGACGGCTCGACCGGTCCGGTGAGCGTGGTCCTGGAGGGCGGCGAGACGCTGGAGGGCGACGAACTGCTGATGGCGACGGGCCGCGCGCCGCGGACCGAGGACATCGGACTGGACACCGTCGGCCTGCCGCCCGGCCGGTGGATCGACGTCGACGACACCTGCCGGGTGCCCGGCCACGACTGGCTGTACGCCGTGGGGGATGTGAACCACCGCGTGCTCCTCACCCACCAGGGCAAGTACCAGGGGCGGATCGTGGGAGCCGTAATCGCCGCCCGCGCGGCCGGCACCCCGCTGGACACCGCGCCCTGGGGTGCCCACACGCCGACCGCCGACACCCGAGCCGTCCCGCAGGCGGTCTTCACGGATCCGGAGGCGGCCGCCGTGGGCCTGACCCTGGCCGAGGCCGAAGGAGCCGGGCACCGGGTGCGCGCGGTCGACTACGACATGTCCAAGGTCTCCGGCGCCGGTCTGTACGCCGACGGTTACAAGGGCCGGGCCCGAATGATCGTCGACCTCGACCGCGAGGTCCTCCTCGGCGTGACCTTCGTCGGCCCCGGCGCCGCGGAGCTGATCCACGCGGCCACCATCGCCGTGGCGGGGGAGGTCCCGATCCAGCGCCTGTGGCACGCGGTTCCCTCGTTCCCGACCATCAGCGAGGTCTGGCTGCGGCTCCTGGAGACCTACCGGGGGTGA
- a CDS encoding tetratricopeptide repeat protein, with translation MQRIDHPNGGRDAMNAPTAYFEHGTAAERWARAQLFFDAKEYATAARVLETLAGEASEQLAPRLLLARAYYHSAQLSRAEHELRGILERWPVEDYAQLMLGRTLERLGRAAEARPYLRMAAAMAGEFPE, from the coding sequence ATGCAGCGGATCGACCACCCGAACGGCGGAAGGGATGCGATGAACGCGCCGACGGCGTACTTCGAGCACGGGACGGCAGCCGAGCGCTGGGCGCGCGCGCAGCTCTTCTTCGACGCGAAGGAGTACGCGACGGCCGCCCGCGTCCTGGAGACACTGGCGGGCGAGGCATCGGAGCAGCTGGCGCCCCGGCTGCTGCTGGCGCGCGCCTACTACCACTCCGCCCAGCTCTCCCGCGCCGAGCACGAGCTGCGCGGCATCCTCGAACGCTGGCCGGTGGAGGACTACGCACAGCTGATGCTCGGTCGCACGCTGGAGCGCCTCGGCCGGGCCGCCGAGGCCCGGCCGTACCTGCGGATGGCGGCCGCCATGGCGGGCGAGTTCCCCGAGTAG
- a CDS encoding nuclear transport factor 2 family protein: MTRAGKRGAEAGPSDPAYDRLVRRLRILEDKEALRTLLVRGWRALDRKDWQTWSDCWAEDAVLEFGPWGETRGKEAVRAKVEEAEAPYPGMQHHILNMQFEVEEDRASGIGYMWFVALTASSTAATSGTASAPGTASAPGTASTSGPAAATYSMGGAYAWDFRRGPRGWLLVRQQLDVRWTGGEDSLRSFEPEILLPAGDPSGQAPPHVREHRS; the protein is encoded by the coding sequence GTGACCCGCGCCGGGAAGCGCGGCGCCGAGGCCGGGCCCTCGGACCCCGCCTACGACCGTCTGGTCCGCAGGCTGCGGATCCTGGAGGACAAGGAGGCCCTGCGCACGCTCCTGGTCCGGGGCTGGCGGGCACTTGACCGCAAGGACTGGCAGACCTGGAGCGACTGCTGGGCCGAGGACGCGGTGCTGGAGTTCGGGCCGTGGGGCGAGACCCGCGGGAAGGAGGCCGTCCGCGCGAAGGTGGAGGAGGCGGAAGCGCCCTATCCGGGCATGCAGCACCACATCCTGAACATGCAGTTCGAGGTGGAGGAGGACCGGGCGAGCGGCATCGGCTACATGTGGTTCGTCGCGCTCACCGCATCCAGCACGGCCGCCACGTCCGGCACGGCCTCCGCACCCGGGACGGCCTCCGCGCCCGGAACGGCATCCACGTCCGGGCCGGCAGCCGCCACCTACTCCATGGGCGGCGCGTACGCCTGGGACTTCCGCCGGGGACCGCGCGGCTGGCTCCTGGTCCGCCAGCAGCTCGACGTCCGGTGGACCGGCGGTGAGGACTCCCTCAGGTCCTTCGAGCCGGAAATCCTGTTGCCCGCGGGGGACCCCAGCGGTCAGGCTCCTCCTCATGTCCGAGAGCACCGATCCTGA
- a CDS encoding DUF6230 family protein — protein MTGSPHLSDPSALPEDGPGDSGRVRWRRFALLTVPAVAVTAGLGIALAQGVLAASFAVSGQQFKVSASSLEGEGFAQYGSVDVNAREELIPVAVTAIREAKLHSLCQSVVTTLPVIGDISLNLTAGRKAPVEASNLFVDATQLSGDAVFSNIEIGRDASTLDKGPADAQGMQDLFGQQADTVRITDLQQTAWATNAGTFKLTGLGMDISKGKKECF, from the coding sequence ATGACTGGTTCTCCCCATTTATCCGACCCGTCCGCCCTGCCCGAAGACGGTCCCGGTGACTCCGGCCGCGTCCGCTGGCGGCGGTTCGCCCTCCTGACCGTTCCCGCCGTCGCCGTGACCGCCGGCCTCGGCATCGCCCTGGCGCAGGGGGTGCTGGCCGCCTCGTTCGCCGTGTCGGGACAGCAGTTCAAGGTGTCGGCGAGCAGCCTGGAGGGCGAGGGCTTCGCCCAGTACGGCAGCGTCGACGTCAACGCCCGCGAGGAGCTCATCCCGGTGGCCGTCACCGCCATCAGGGAGGCCAAGCTCCACAGCCTCTGCCAGTCCGTGGTCACCACGCTCCCGGTGATCGGGGACATCTCGCTCAACCTCACCGCCGGACGCAAGGCCCCGGTGGAGGCGAGCAACCTGTTCGTCGACGCCACCCAGCTCTCGGGTGACGCCGTCTTCAGCAACATCGAGATCGGACGTGACGCCTCCACCCTCGACAAGGGTCCGGCGGACGCCCAGGGGATGCAGGACCTCTTCGGCCAGCAGGCGGACACGGTCCGCATCACCGATCTCCAGCAGACGGCGTGGGCGACGAACGCCGGCACCTTCAAACTCACCGGGCTCGGCATGGACATCAGCAAGGGCAAGAAGGAATGCTTCTGA
- a CDS encoding DUF6114 domain-containing protein, translating to MLLSPWQRWGRWRRSRPFWGGLLAVLAGSWICVLPLAPLKVMLQQGVAGIPSVLMGIVMIVLGLTAWFSPAQRSLAGVLTTLIATAALVLSNLGGFLIGTLLGILGGGLMFAWQPYAVRRAGNAESAVAAPPPPTPHHDPQGAQP from the coding sequence ATGCTTCTGAGCCCTTGGCAGCGGTGGGGGCGGTGGCGGCGCAGCAGGCCCTTCTGGGGCGGGCTGCTCGCCGTCCTCGCCGGGTCGTGGATCTGCGTCCTGCCGCTGGCACCGCTGAAGGTCATGCTCCAGCAGGGCGTGGCGGGAATCCCGTCCGTCCTGATGGGCATCGTGATGATCGTGCTCGGGCTCACCGCCTGGTTCTCCCCTGCTCAGCGCTCTCTCGCGGGTGTCCTCACCACCCTGATCGCCACCGCCGCCCTGGTCCTGTCGAACCTCGGCGGGTTCCTGATCGGCACCCTGCTCGGCATCCTCGGCGGCGGCCTGATGTTCGCCTGGCAGCCGTACGCCGTGCGCCGCGCCGGAAATGCGGAGTCCGCCGTGGCCGCACCCCCTCCCCCCACCCCGCACCACGATCCCCAAGGAGCACAGCCATGA
- a CDS encoding methyltransferase, which yields MNRLTTPFGSYELTRFPEDPRDRLRAWDAADEYLLRHLDSGTGERGPVDLAAAGRIVVLGDRWGTLTTALAAYHPTQITDSALSRAATAANLDRAGIGTAKSTVTLLTTQDPPPERIDVLLVRVPKSLALLEDQLYRLAPHVHAGTVVVGTGMVKEIHTSTLRLFEKILGPTKTSLAEKKARLIFCTPGTPGATRPTSAGPWPLTYTVDEDAGSASGLSVVNHAGIFCADRLDVGTRFFLQNLPTNTDGARVVDLGCGNGVVGTAVQAHDPDAEVVFTDESYQAVASARATYRANIREGRRTAEFHVGDGVAMLSPGSVDLVLSNPPFHSHQATTDATALRMFAQSRKVLRPGGELWIVANRHMGYHTHLRRLFGNSEVVASEPRFVVLRAVKQDRPRPM from the coding sequence ATGAACCGCCTCACCACACCCTTCGGCTCCTACGAGCTCACCCGCTTCCCCGAGGACCCGCGCGACCGGCTCCGCGCATGGGACGCCGCCGACGAGTACCTGCTGCGCCACCTCGACTCCGGTACCGGGGAACGCGGGCCGGTGGACCTGGCCGCCGCCGGACGGATCGTCGTGCTCGGGGACCGCTGGGGGACGCTGACGACGGCGCTCGCCGCGTACCACCCGACGCAGATCACCGACTCCGCCCTGAGCCGCGCCGCCACCGCCGCGAACCTGGACCGGGCCGGCATCGGGACGGCCAAGTCGACGGTGACCCTGCTGACCACCCAGGACCCGCCGCCCGAGCGGATCGACGTCCTGCTGGTCCGCGTACCCAAGAGTCTGGCGCTGCTGGAGGACCAGCTGTACCGGCTGGCCCCGCACGTGCACGCGGGCACCGTCGTCGTCGGCACCGGCATGGTCAAGGAGATCCACACCTCCACGCTGCGCCTCTTCGAGAAGATCCTGGGCCCGACGAAGACCTCGCTCGCCGAGAAGAAGGCACGGCTGATCTTCTGCACGCCGGGCACCCCCGGGGCGACCCGCCCCACCTCCGCAGGGCCGTGGCCGCTGACGTACACGGTGGACGAGGACGCCGGCTCGGCCTCCGGGCTGTCCGTCGTCAACCACGCCGGGATCTTCTGCGCCGACCGGCTCGACGTCGGCACCCGCTTCTTCCTGCAGAACCTGCCGACGAACACCGACGGCGCCCGGGTCGTGGACCTGGGCTGCGGCAACGGCGTCGTCGGTACGGCCGTCCAGGCCCACGACCCTGACGCCGAGGTCGTGTTCACCGACGAGTCCTACCAGGCGGTCGCCTCGGCGCGGGCGACCTACCGGGCGAACATCCGCGAGGGCCGGCGCACCGCCGAGTTCCACGTCGGCGACGGGGTCGCGATGCTCTCCCCCGGCTCCGTGGACCTGGTGCTGAGCAACCCGCCCTTCCACTCCCACCAGGCCACGACGGACGCGACGGCGCTGCGCATGTTCGCGCAGTCGCGCAAGGTGCTGCGGCCCGGTGGCGAGCTGTGGATCGTCGCCAACCGGCACATGGGCTACCACACCCACCTGCGGCGGCTGTTCGGCAACAGCGAAGTCGTCGCGAGCGAGCCGCGGTTCGTGGTCCTGCGGGCGGTCAAGCAGGATCGTCCACGACCCATGTGA
- a CDS encoding SDR family oxidoreductase, whose translation MKHTATTGTKTVAVTGASSGIGEAAARRLAADGHRVLLGARRTGRLEQLVDEITAGGGTAAFRTLDVTDAADMRAFVEAAVHEYGRLDTLVNNAGVMPLSPLAALRTGEWDRMIDVNVRGVLHGIAAALPVMRAQGGGHFVNIASVGAYEVSPTAAVYCATKYAVRAISDGLRQESAGDVRVTLVSPGVTESELADGICDPEAREAMKAYRAVALPASAIAEAIAYAVSQPPQVDVNEIVVRPAASAR comes from the coding sequence ATGAAGCACACCGCCACGACCGGGACGAAGACCGTGGCCGTCACCGGTGCGAGCAGCGGCATCGGGGAGGCCGCGGCACGCCGTCTGGCGGCGGACGGGCACCGGGTCCTGCTCGGCGCCCGCCGTACGGGCCGGCTGGAACAGCTGGTCGACGAGATCACGGCGGGGGGCGGTACCGCCGCCTTCCGTACCCTGGACGTCACCGACGCCGCGGACATGCGAGCCTTCGTCGAGGCGGCGGTCCACGAGTACGGCCGCCTCGACACCCTCGTGAACAACGCGGGCGTGATGCCCCTCTCACCGCTGGCAGCGCTCAGGACCGGCGAGTGGGACCGCATGATCGACGTGAACGTCCGGGGGGTGCTGCACGGAATCGCCGCGGCCCTGCCGGTGATGCGCGCCCAGGGCGGTGGGCACTTCGTCAACATCGCCTCCGTCGGCGCCTACGAGGTCTCCCCCACCGCCGCCGTCTACTGCGCCACCAAGTACGCCGTCCGTGCGATCTCCGACGGCCTGCGGCAGGAGTCCGCCGGGGACGTCCGGGTCACCCTCGTCTCCCCCGGTGTGACCGAGTCCGAGCTCGCGGACGGCATCTGCGATCCCGAGGCCCGGGAGGCGATGAAGGCCTACCGTGCCGTGGCACTGCCGGCCTCGGCCATCGCGGAGGCGATCGCCTACGCCGTGTCCCAGCCACCGCAGGTCGACGTGAACGAGATCGTCGTCCGCCCGGCCGCGAGCGCCCGGTGA
- a CDS encoding TetR/AcrR family transcriptional regulator — protein MPKQQRGEATVEQVLDAALRIYAASGEAGLTLGAITGTSAVSSGSIYHHFGSLDGVVTALAMRSLEQLLKELAAALLQTSDARSGIRAVVLAYLNFVQAQPDAARLIHSVTADRVGMDRAREIRDTQEARLTPITLWIHAHQESGELARLSAPLIESLTMGPVVAVVRRWLTVGDVDLAEAARELPDHIWRSVGG, from the coding sequence ATGCCGAAGCAACAACGCGGCGAAGCCACCGTCGAACAGGTCCTGGACGCCGCGCTCCGCATCTACGCCGCGTCCGGCGAGGCGGGCCTCACCCTCGGGGCCATCACCGGCACCAGCGCGGTCAGCTCCGGAAGCATTTATCATCACTTCGGCAGCCTGGACGGGGTGGTCACCGCCCTCGCGATGCGGTCACTGGAGCAGCTCCTGAAGGAACTGGCGGCAGCGCTGCTCCAGACGTCCGACGCCCGCTCCGGCATCCGGGCCGTGGTCCTGGCCTACCTGAACTTCGTACAGGCCCAGCCCGACGCGGCCCGCCTCATCCACTCCGTCACCGCGGATCGCGTGGGGATGGACCGCGCGCGGGAGATCCGGGACACCCAGGAGGCCCGGCTGACACCGATCACCCTCTGGATCCACGCGCACCAGGAATCGGGCGAACTCGCCCGGCTCTCCGCCCCCTTGATCGAGTCCCTCACCATGGGGCCTGTCGTCGCCGTCGTCCGGCGCTGGCTCACCGTGGGGGACGTCGATCTGGCGGAAGCCGCCCGTGAACTGCCCGACCACATCTGGCGGTCGGTCGGCGGCTGA